Proteins from one Pirellulales bacterium genomic window:
- a CDS encoding TIGR03032 family protein: MSIASTLPTAELNRDGGPSATEQRPTAVEFHYSQSDRFVSLLHQLNASLLVTTYQANKLLVVRAAGAGLSTLVRTFDQPMGLALAGRRLALGTRNQIWFLRDAPDIAPRIEPAGMHDACFLPRTCHVTGDIRCHEIAWVGDELWIVNTRFSCLCTFDPDYSFVPRWRPPFVTALAAEDRCHLNGLVMENDRPRYVTALGETDTQGGWRPNKAKGGCLIGVPSGQIVARGLSMPHSPRLHDGRLWVLESGTGRLLLVDPATGLRETVAEVPGFGRGLAFAGHYAFIGLSKIRETSTFGGLPIAERLNELKCGVAVVDLRIGEVVGMLDFHTAVEEIFDVQLLPGLCFPEVIGFQKEAVHHTFVVPREQHLSG; encoded by the coding sequence ATGTCGATCGCATCCACCTTGCCAACCGCGGAACTGAACCGCGACGGCGGCCCGTCCGCCACAGAGCAAAGGCCCACCGCCGTCGAATTCCATTACTCGCAGAGCGATAGGTTCGTGTCGCTACTGCACCAATTGAACGCATCGCTGCTGGTGACCACCTACCAGGCGAACAAACTGCTGGTGGTTCGGGCGGCAGGGGCCGGACTTTCCACACTCGTTCGCACGTTCGATCAACCGATGGGCCTGGCGTTGGCCGGACGACGCTTGGCGCTGGGCACGCGCAACCAGATCTGGTTCTTGCGCGACGCACCGGACATTGCGCCGCGGATTGAACCGGCCGGCATGCACGACGCTTGCTTCTTGCCGCGCACCTGCCATGTGACCGGCGACATTCGCTGCCACGAGATCGCCTGGGTCGGCGACGAACTGTGGATCGTCAACACACGCTTCTCCTGTCTCTGTACTTTCGATCCCGATTACAGCTTTGTGCCGCGCTGGCGGCCGCCCTTCGTGACCGCGTTGGCGGCCGAAGACCGCTGCCATCTCAACGGGCTTGTCATGGAAAACGATCGGCCGCGATACGTCACGGCGCTGGGCGAGACCGACACGCAGGGCGGCTGGCGGCCGAACAAGGCCAAGGGCGGCTGCCTCATCGGCGTGCCCAGCGGCCAGATCGTGGCCCGTGGCCTCTCCATGCCGCATTCGCCCCGGCTGCACGACGGACGCCTGTGGGTGCTGGAATCAGGCACCGGTCGCCTGCTGCTCGTCGATCCCGCCACCGGCCTTCGCGAAACCGTGGCCGAAGTGCCCGGCTTTGGCCGCGGCCTCGCCTTTGCCGGGCACTACGCCTTCATCGGTCTCTCGAAGATCCGCGAGACCTCCACCTTCGGCGGCCTGCCGATCGCCGAGCGGTTGAACGAGCTGAAGTGCGGCGTAGCGGTGGTCGACCTACGAATCGGTGAAGTCGTCGGCATGCTGGACTTTCACACAGCCGTGGAAGAAATCTTCGACGTGCAACTTTTGCCCGGCCTGTGCTTCCCCGAGGTGATCGGTTTTCAAAAAGAGGCCGTCCACCACACGTTCGTGGTGCCACGCGAACAACATTTGTCTGGTTGA
- a CDS encoding transglutaminase domain-containing protein, with product MRLLLCLTGVFALTATSAAQVVSEGRQDNGPKISPEKAVEQWKIGLVVTAKSGPCGGMVGSFTLPGDWPEQEVRILNENFSPLAVVTDRMIDTVKQLVVTIDRLPAGDDAPVLVTVEITRHPLLPPGNTSDLLKVSPKKLPKDVRIHLGPSPGIETQHGKIKALAKNILQQSSAATDWERVEVIFDWVRKNIEPRDKQTQPSAYQTLRDKASNHEGLCWLFIALCRVSEIPARTVWVPKYCYPEFYLQDREGRGYWFPCRVAGVREFGGIDERRPIWQKGDNFRMPERPREAVHYLPPELTGKGGEPSVNFVREPAGG from the coding sequence GCCCCAAGATTTCACCCGAAAAAGCGGTCGAACAGTGGAAGATCGGCCTGGTCGTCACGGCCAAATCGGGACCGTGCGGCGGAATGGTGGGCAGCTTCACGCTGCCAGGCGACTGGCCGGAACAGGAGGTGCGGATACTGAACGAAAACTTCTCGCCGCTGGCCGTGGTTACCGACCGCATGATCGACACCGTCAAGCAACTGGTTGTGACCATCGACCGGCTACCCGCCGGAGACGACGCACCCGTCTTGGTCACGGTCGAGATCACACGGCACCCGCTGTTGCCGCCCGGCAACACCTCGGACCTGCTCAAAGTCAGCCCCAAAAAACTGCCGAAGGACGTGCGGATTCATCTCGGACCCAGCCCCGGCATCGAGACCCAACACGGCAAGATCAAGGCCTTGGCCAAGAACATCTTGCAGCAGTCGTCGGCCGCGACCGACTGGGAGCGAGTGGAGGTGATTTTCGATTGGGTGCGAAAGAACATCGAACCGCGCGACAAACAGACGCAACCGAGTGCCTATCAAACGCTTCGCGACAAGGCCAGTAATCACGAAGGACTCTGCTGGCTATTCATCGCGCTCTGCCGCGTGAGCGAGATACCTGCCCGGACCGTGTGGGTGCCGAAATACTGCTATCCGGAGTTTTATCTTCAGGACCGCGAGGGCCGGGGCTATTGGTTCCCATGCCGCGTGGCGGGCGTGCGGGAGTTCGGCGGCATCGACGAGCGGCGTCCGATCTGGCAAAAGGGCGACAACTTCCGCATGCCGGAGCGGCCGCGCGAGGCCGTCCACTATCTGCCGCCGGAACTCACCGGCAAAGGCGGCGAACCGTCGGTCAACTTTGTCCGCGAGCCGGCGGGCGGGTAG